The Planococcus liqunii genome includes a region encoding these proteins:
- a CDS encoding ATP-binding cassette domain-containing protein has protein sequence MLKVNVRKQLEQFELNADFELNQEILALIGSSGSGKTTLLNCIAGIVQPDQGEISLNGQAFYRKGQKPLKIQKRKVGYLFQDYALFPHFTVEKNILFSLDRNADLSHVNELTRILGIQKLLLKYPHQISGGEKQRVALARALATKPDILLLDEPFSALDDATRSRCHDELLRIHELWKIPVILVTHRIADAEELAHRIVRIEKGVMSEQESKQASFL, from the coding sequence ATGCTGAAAGTGAATGTCCGCAAGCAATTGGAACAGTTCGAACTGAATGCGGATTTTGAACTGAATCAAGAAATATTGGCGTTGATCGGTTCTTCAGGCTCTGGAAAAACCACTTTGCTGAACTGCATTGCCGGCATTGTCCAGCCGGATCAGGGAGAAATTTCTTTGAATGGACAAGCCTTTTACCGAAAAGGGCAAAAGCCGCTAAAGATCCAAAAGCGGAAAGTTGGATATTTGTTCCAGGATTATGCCTTGTTTCCGCATTTTACGGTAGAGAAAAACATCCTTTTCAGTTTGGACAGAAACGCTGATTTGTCCCATGTAAATGAATTGACCCGAATATTAGGAATCCAGAAATTGCTGCTAAAATATCCGCATCAAATATCCGGCGGCGAAAAACAGCGAGTGGCATTGGCGCGTGCGCTTGCCACTAAACCGGACATCCTGCTTTTGGATGAGCCATTTTCTGCTCTGGATGACGCGACGCGAAGCCGTTGCCACGACGAACTTCTGCGAATCCACGAACTTTGGAAGATTCCAGTAATCCTGGTGACACACCGTATTGCTGATGCAGAAGAACTCGCCCATCGCATCGTCCGGATCGAAAAAGGCGTGATGAGTGAACAAGAATCGAAACAAGCATCCTTTCTTTAA
- the modB gene encoding molybdate ABC transporter permease subunit has protein sequence MPDDLSPFWLSLKVASISTFFVFIVSLLLARFMARKNFFGRSFVEAFILLPLVLPPTVIGFGLIYLFGMNGPLGSLLEEWFGIRIVFTWVGAVIASFVVSLPLMYQSTLAAFEKVDPRWENVARTMGISEWRIFRTITFPLAWPGIFAGLILSFARGIGEFGATLMIAGYIPGQTETVPLAIYFAYEAGQMEKAAFWVLTISALGMAVMSWLNYWRKKNEVRLGRE, from the coding sequence ATGCCTGATGATTTATCGCCTTTTTGGCTATCGTTAAAAGTAGCTTCCATTTCCACTTTTTTTGTATTTATCGTCAGCCTTTTGCTTGCCCGCTTTATGGCAAGAAAAAACTTCTTTGGCAGAAGTTTTGTTGAAGCCTTCATTCTTTTGCCGCTTGTTTTGCCTCCAACGGTCATCGGCTTTGGCTTGATTTACTTATTCGGTATGAACGGTCCGCTTGGCAGCCTTTTGGAAGAATGGTTCGGCATTCGCATTGTGTTCACTTGGGTAGGCGCGGTCATTGCGTCCTTTGTCGTGTCCTTGCCGTTGATGTATCAAAGTACACTCGCCGCTTTTGAAAAAGTGGATCCTCGCTGGGAAAATGTCGCACGGACAATGGGCATATCCGAATGGCGCATTTTTCGGACCATCACGTTCCCGCTTGCCTGGCCAGGCATTTTTGCCGGGCTGATTCTGTCTTTTGCAAGAGGAATCGGCGAGTTTGGGGCGACATTGATGATTGCCGGTTATATTCCCGGGCAGACCGAAACGGTGCCGCTCGCCATCTATTTTGCTTATGAGGCAGGGCAAATGGAAAAAGCCGCTTTCTGGGTGCTGACGATTTCAGCATTGGGAATGGCCGTTATGTCCTGGTTGAATTACTGGCGAAAAAAGAATGAAGTCCGGCTAGGGAGGGAGTAG